The following coding sequences lie in one Sphingobium sp. KCTC 72723 genomic window:
- a CDS encoding DUF6127 family protein, with product MTQDGEMLARLVAQAQGVPGQGAIAADMVMIRALIEEASELGAGRALERLGLSDRRAQEDVRELRELLRAWRDAKKAARGAVVGWVVRIGLALILLGIAVKTGLVGLVRA from the coding sequence ATGACACAGGATGGTGAGATGCTGGCGCGGTTGGTGGCGCAGGCGCAGGGAGTGCCGGGGCAGGGGGCGATCGCGGCGGACATGGTGATGATCCGGGCGTTGATCGAGGAAGCGAGCGAACTGGGTGCGGGGCGGGCGCTGGAGCGGCTGGGGCTGAGCGATCGGCGTGCGCAGGAGGATGTGCGCGAGTTGCGCGAATTGCTGCGCGCCTGGCGCGACGCGAAGAAGGCGGCGCGGGGCGCTGTGGTCGGGTGGGTCGTGCGGATCGGGCTGGCGCTCATCCTGCTGGGTATTGCGGTCAAGACCGGGCTGGTCGGGTTGGTGCGCGCGTGA
- a CDS encoding phage major capsid protein, with translation MTDGVIDTLDARLDAVVQGERIGAMESEMAALKGALLAQRRPVLDGVKGGAVDPARANFVDRYLRQGHEVGVELKSFSGASGGTGGYAVPREIDQLIGATLKGISPIRGVANVVRTGTAGYRKLVSAGGVVSGWASEVGARGETGTPSFNEIAPPSGELYANPAASQAMLDDAQFDVEGWLASEIAREFAVAEGAAFVTGNGVNKPKGFLTYTTTAEADAVRAFGSLQYVASGAAGAFAASPQDRLIDLVQSLRSPYRQGAVFVMNSATLSVIRKMKTSDGAFLWQAGLAAGQPATLLGYPVVEAEDMPDIAAGSLSIAFGNFQAGYVIAERSDTSILRDPFSNKPFVHFYAVKRIGGAVANSEAIKLMKFAAS, from the coding sequence ATGACGGACGGGGTGATCGACACGCTGGATGCGCGTTTGGATGCGGTGGTGCAGGGGGAGAGGATCGGGGCGATGGAGAGCGAGATGGCGGCGCTGAAAGGGGCGTTGCTGGCGCAGCGGCGGCCGGTGCTGGACGGGGTGAAGGGCGGGGCGGTTGATCCGGCGCGGGCCAATTTCGTCGATCGCTATTTGCGGCAGGGGCATGAGGTCGGCGTCGAACTCAAGAGCTTTTCCGGGGCGAGCGGTGGCACGGGCGGTTATGCGGTGCCGCGTGAGATCGACCAGTTGATCGGCGCAACGCTGAAGGGGATTTCGCCGATCCGTGGTGTCGCCAATGTCGTGCGGACCGGGACGGCGGGCTATCGCAAGCTGGTGAGTGCGGGCGGTGTCGTGTCGGGCTGGGCCAGCGAAGTGGGCGCGCGGGGCGAGACGGGGACGCCGAGCTTTAACGAGATCGCGCCGCCTTCGGGTGAGCTTTATGCCAATCCGGCGGCGAGCCAGGCGATGCTGGACGATGCGCAGTTCGATGTCGAAGGATGGCTGGCGAGTGAGATTGCGCGGGAATTTGCCGTGGCGGAGGGCGCGGCCTTCGTCACCGGCAATGGCGTGAACAAGCCCAAGGGCTTTCTGACCTATACGACCACGGCGGAGGCGGATGCCGTGCGCGCGTTCGGATCGCTGCAATATGTGGCGTCGGGGGCGGCGGGCGCCTTTGCGGCCAGCCCGCAGGACCGGCTGATCGACCTGGTGCAGAGCCTGCGTTCGCCATACCGGCAGGGGGCAGTGTTCGTGATGAACAGTGCCACGCTGTCGGTCATCCGCAAGATGAAAACCAGCGACGGGGCGTTTCTGTGGCAGGCGGGGCTGGCGGCGGGGCAGCCCGCCACGCTGCTGGGGTATCCCGTGGTCGAGGCGGAGGATATGCCGGACATCGCGGCGGGCAGCCTGTCGATTGCCTTCGGCAATTTCCAGGCGGGCTATGTCATTGCCGAGCGCAGCGACACCAGCATCCTGCGCGATCCGTTCAGCAACAAGCCGTTCGTGCATTTCTATGCGGTCAAGCGGATTGGCGGTGCGGTAGCCAATAGCGAAGCCATTAAGCTGATGAAGTTTGCTGCCTCCTAA
- a CDS encoding gene transfer agent family protein, translating into MSSVANPVRGETGIEIGGDVMTLRPSFAALVAAEQEVGPLFDLVERAADGKLSLGDLAALFWHCLVDREALTREALGEAMLALGLAKLTPVLRAILHQILAGK; encoded by the coding sequence ATGAGCAGCGTCGCTAACCCGGTGCGCGGGGAAACGGGAATCGAGATTGGCGGTGACGTCATGACGCTGCGGCCGAGCTTCGCGGCGCTGGTGGCGGCCGAGCAGGAGGTCGGGCCGCTGTTCGATCTGGTCGAGCGGGCAGCGGACGGAAAGCTGTCGCTGGGCGATCTGGCGGCGCTGTTCTGGCATTGCCTGGTCGATCGGGAGGCGTTGACGCGCGAGGCGCTGGGCGAGGCGATGCTGGCGCTGGGGCTGGCGAAGCTGACGCCGGTGCTGCGCGCGATATTGCACCAGATATTGGCGGGAAAATGA
- a CDS encoding phage tail assembly chaperone, which produces MTRFADVAARLAGMAGWLLGWRPDEFWRATPVELAAVLRAARGEEAPDVGVDGGELARLMGVMPDVVRGDSPHPNPSPEGEGLL; this is translated from the coding sequence ATGACGCGGTTCGCGGACGTGGCGGCGCGGCTGGCGGGGATGGCCGGGTGGCTGCTGGGGTGGCGGCCCGACGAGTTCTGGCGCGCGACGCCGGTGGAGCTGGCGGCGGTGCTGCGGGCGGCGCGGGGGGAGGAAGCGCCGGACGTGGGCGTCGATGGGGGTGAGTTGGCGCGGTTGATGGGGGTGATGCCGGACGTCGTGCGTGGGGATAGCCCCCACCCCAACCCCTCCCCTGAAGGGGAGGGGCTTTTATAG
- a CDS encoding DNA-packaging protein: MLSWLDAHAAETLARSWEFVGREAQLPPPGDWRIWLMMAGRGFGKTRAGAEWVRDIAERDCTARIAIVGATLGEARSVMVEGASGVMAVTPDWCRPVFAPALRRLMWPNGAMAMLFGAAEPESLRGPQFSHGWADEIAKWPFGQAAWDNLMMAVRLGREPRVMATTTPRPVALVRGLVARNGSDVVVTRGRTADNADNLAGGFVAAMMESYGGTRLGRQELDGELIEEVEGALWSRDLIERCRVAHVPGRDGPGALLGRVVVAVDPPASAHGDACGIVVAGMGSDGRAYVIADASVAGQSPEGWARAVAAAAMVHGADRVVAEANNGGEMVQSVLRAAEEALPVRLVHASRGKVARAEPVAALYEVGRVAHRGAFPALEDEMCGLLTGGAYVGPGRSPDRADALVWALSELMLGRRGEARVRGV; the protein is encoded by the coding sequence ATGCTGTCCTGGCTGGACGCCCATGCGGCGGAGACATTGGCGCGCAGTTGGGAATTTGTCGGGCGGGAGGCGCAATTGCCGCCGCCGGGCGACTGGCGCATCTGGTTGATGATGGCCGGGCGTGGCTTTGGCAAGACGCGCGCGGGGGCCGAATGGGTGCGGGACATTGCCGAGCGCGATTGCACCGCGCGGATCGCCATCGTCGGCGCGACGCTGGGCGAGGCGCGCAGCGTGATGGTGGAGGGGGCTTCGGGGGTGATGGCCGTGACGCCGGATTGGTGCCGCCCGGTCTTTGCGCCCGCGCTGCGGCGGTTGATGTGGCCCAATGGCGCGATGGCGATGCTGTTCGGGGCGGCGGAACCGGAATCGCTGCGCGGGCCGCAATTCAGCCATGGCTGGGCCGATGAAATCGCCAAATGGCCGTTCGGGCAGGCGGCTTGGGACAATCTGATGATGGCAGTGCGGCTGGGACGGGAGCCGCGCGTGATGGCGACGACGACGCCGCGCCCGGTGGCTTTGGTGCGGGGGCTGGTGGCGCGCAATGGCAGCGACGTGGTGGTGACGCGGGGGCGGACGGCGGACAATGCCGATAATCTGGCGGGCGGTTTCGTCGCGGCGATGATGGAAAGCTATGGCGGGACAAGGTTGGGGCGGCAGGAACTGGACGGGGAACTGATCGAGGAAGTGGAGGGCGCTTTGTGGAGCCGCGACCTGATCGAGCGGTGCCGGGTGGCGCATGTGCCGGGGCGAGACGGGCCGGGTGCATTGCTGGGCCGGGTGGTCGTGGCGGTCGATCCGCCTGCGTCCGCGCATGGCGATGCGTGCGGGATCGTGGTGGCAGGCATGGGCAGCGACGGGCGCGCTTATGTGATTGCCGACGCCAGCGTCGCGGGGCAATCGCCCGAAGGCTGGGCGCGGGCAGTGGCGGCGGCCGCGATGGTGCATGGGGCGGACCGAGTGGTGGCCGAAGCCAATAATGGCGGGGAGATGGTGCAAAGCGTGCTGCGCGCGGCGGAAGAAGCGCTGCCGGTGCGGCTGGTCCATGCGAGCCGGGGCAAGGTGGCGCGGGCGGAGCCGGTGGCGGCGCTGTATGAAGTGGGCCGGGTGGCGCATCGCGGGGCTTTCCCAGCGTTGGAGGATGAGATGTGCGGCTTGCTGACCGGGGGCGCTTATGTGGGGCCGGGGCGATCGCCCGACCGGGCCGATGCGCTGGTGTGGGCGCTGAGCGAGTTGATGCTGGGGCGGCGAGGGGAGGCGCGAGTGCGCGGGGTGTGA
- a CDS encoding DUF3168 domain-containing protein, giving the protein MSAEVIMRAAVLAALRDDAALMAQVNALFDGEPARASAPHVVVGECIGADWGGKDVTAREVRLNIALIDSGETPERLAEMMARVDAVLGAVPVRAGWRIVTARLVRSRVARVSRQPGSGWQAVADYRLRGVWEG; this is encoded by the coding sequence ATGAGCGCGGAAGTGATCATGCGCGCGGCGGTGCTGGCCGCCTTGCGGGACGATGCGGCTTTGATGGCGCAAGTGAATGCGCTGTTCGACGGGGAGCCGGCGCGGGCGAGTGCGCCCCATGTGGTGGTCGGCGAATGTATCGGCGCGGACTGGGGCGGGAAGGATGTGACGGCGCGCGAAGTGCGGCTGAACATTGCGCTGATCGATAGCGGCGAGACGCCGGAGCGGCTGGCCGAGATGATGGCGCGGGTCGACGCGGTGCTGGGCGCCGTGCCGGTGCGCGCGGGGTGGCGGATCGTCACCGCGCGGCTGGTGCGCTCACGGGTGGCGCGGGTGAGCCGTCAGCCGGGCAGCGGGTGGCAGGCTGTGGCGGATTATCGGTTGCGCGGGGTTTGGGAGGGGTAG
- a CDS encoding phytanoyl-CoA dioxygenase family protein, whose product MTLTLTRDGAQHLLAALDTASLAVIEATLSKLPTDRPGQRLANLAGLAPLLAQDGAVGRHATAHLGHAARAVRAILFDKSATTNWSLGWHQDRTIAVRQRIDTPGFGPWTTKSGIQHVAPPQSLLDAMLTLRLHLDPVDAANAPLLIAPGSHRHGRIAEADVAAHVAQYGTHACLADRGDIWLYATPILHASDAATQPSHRRVLQLDYSADTLPGELEWLGV is encoded by the coding sequence ATGACCCTCACCCTGACGCGCGACGGCGCACAGCATCTCCTCGCCGCGCTCGACACCGCCTCCCTAGCGGTCATAGAGGCCACACTCTCCAAGCTGCCCACCGACCGCCCCGGCCAGCGCCTCGCCAACCTGGCCGGACTAGCCCCGCTGCTCGCTCAGGACGGCGCAGTCGGTCGCCACGCCACCGCTCATCTCGGCCATGCCGCGCGCGCCGTCCGCGCCATCCTGTTCGACAAGAGCGCCACCACCAACTGGTCGCTCGGCTGGCATCAGGACCGCACCATCGCCGTGCGCCAGCGGATCGACACGCCCGGCTTTGGCCCCTGGACGACAAAATCCGGCATCCAGCATGTCGCTCCGCCGCAATCGCTGCTCGATGCCATGCTGACCCTGCGCCTGCATCTCGACCCGGTCGATGCCGCCAATGCCCCGCTGCTGATCGCCCCCGGCTCTCACCGTCATGGCCGCATCGCCGAAGCCGACGTCGCCGCCCATGTCGCGCAATACGGCACCCATGCCTGCCTCGCCGATCGCGGCGACATCTGGCTCTACGCTACTCCGATCCTCCATGCCTCCGACGCAGCGACACAGCCAAGCCACCGCCGCGTCCTGCAACTCGACTACAGCGCCGACACCCTGCCGGGCGAACTGGAATGGCTGGGGGTCTAG
- a CDS encoding phage major tail protein, TP901-1 family, producing MGVEKGSAFLLKVGNGNMPATYATVAGMRTTQLSVNGEAVNITSKDSGGWRELLSGAGVRSVSVSAAGLFTGSAAEVRIRNHALAGTIEDYELSFESGERMRGRFLVTRLDYAGDYNGERNYALSLESSGAVVSE from the coding sequence ATGGGCGTCGAAAAAGGAAGTGCGTTTCTGTTGAAAGTGGGAAATGGCAACATGCCCGCAACATATGCGACGGTCGCGGGGATGCGCACCACGCAATTGTCCGTGAATGGCGAGGCGGTGAACATCACGTCCAAGGATTCGGGCGGATGGCGCGAATTGCTGTCGGGGGCGGGGGTGCGGTCGGTCAGCGTGTCGGCGGCCGGGCTGTTCACCGGATCGGCGGCGGAGGTGCGGATACGCAACCATGCGCTGGCCGGGACGATCGAGGATTATGAGCTGAGTTTCGAGAGCGGCGAGCGGATGCGCGGGCGCTTTCTGGTGACGCGACTGGACTATGCCGGGGACTATAATGGCGAGCGCAATTATGCGCTGAGCCTGGAAAGTTCCGGCGCGGTGGTGAGCGAATGA
- a CDS encoding HK97 family phage prohead protease translates to MSGPDIRSDVRFAGYAAVFDRVDRGGDVVRAGAFGAVAAGGVPLLWQHGVGSVIGVVETAREDARGLRVIGRVSARTAAGREAAAALRGGSLDGLSFGYRVREARGAGPRELLALDLVEVSLVTHPMQDLARVVAVEG, encoded by the coding sequence GTGAGCGGCCCAGATATACGGAGCGACGTGCGCTTTGCCGGTTATGCGGCGGTGTTCGACCGGGTGGACCGGGGCGGCGATGTGGTGCGGGCGGGGGCTTTTGGTGCCGTGGCTGCGGGCGGGGTGCCGTTGCTGTGGCAGCATGGGGTGGGCAGCGTCATTGGCGTGGTGGAAACGGCGCGGGAGGATGCGCGGGGGCTGCGCGTGATCGGGCGCGTGTCGGCGCGGACGGCGGCGGGGCGGGAAGCGGCGGCGGCTTTGCGTGGCGGATCGCTGGACGGGTTATCGTTCGGCTATCGCGTGCGGGAGGCGCGGGGTGCGGGGCCGCGCGAGTTGCTGGCGCTGGATCTGGTGGAGGTCAGTCTGGTGACGCATCCTATGCAGGATCTGGCGCGGGTGGTGGCGGTGGAGGGCTAG
- a CDS encoding M28 family peptidase, protein MKTLALLAAASALSVPAIAQERVPDPGRLKATVEKLVSFGTRHTLSSASDPKRGIGAARGWAAKEFAAISRTCGGCLKVESVSERFTGARVPNGADVVDVLAIQRGTGDANQVVIVAAHIDSRVSDVMDATSDAPGANDNGSGSALVIEAARVLAGQKFDGTIVYALLSGEEQGLLGGKLLASTAKARGWQVRAMLNNDIVGNTTGQNGRIVADRVRVFSEGIRSAEDVKAGLTRRGIGAEDDGPSRALAKAIDGIAEANPQIGLDVFAVRRPDRFGRGGDHTPLLEAGYPAVRFSVGIENYDRQHQDLRVEAGRDYGDTVKGMDFAYLAKVTALNVATLRVLADAPAAPATVSLDGALSMDTRVIWDAVPGARAYRVYWRRADAQDWADSAVVTGATETVLKDVVVDDHFIGVAAVAQDGAESLVTFGGMAPRR, encoded by the coding sequence ATGAAAACACTCGCTCTGCTGGCCGCTGCATCCGCCCTTTCTGTACCCGCGATCGCGCAGGAGCGGGTGCCTGATCCGGGGCGGTTGAAGGCTACGGTTGAAAAACTGGTGAGTTTCGGGACGCGGCATACGCTGTCGTCGGCGAGCGATCCTAAGCGGGGGATTGGCGCGGCGCGGGGGTGGGCGGCGAAGGAATTTGCGGCGATTTCCAGGACGTGCGGCGGGTGCCTGAAGGTCGAGAGCGTGTCGGAGCGCTTTACCGGGGCGCGGGTGCCAAATGGCGCAGATGTGGTCGATGTGCTGGCGATCCAGCGTGGGACGGGTGATGCCAATCAGGTGGTGATCGTCGCGGCGCATATCGACAGCCGGGTGAGCGACGTCATGGACGCGACCAGCGATGCGCCCGGCGCGAATGACAATGGCTCTGGCAGCGCGCTGGTGATCGAGGCGGCGCGGGTGCTGGCCGGGCAGAAGTTCGATGGCACGATCGTCTATGCGCTGCTGTCGGGCGAGGAGCAGGGATTGCTGGGCGGCAAGTTGCTGGCCAGCACGGCTAAGGCGCGCGGGTGGCAGGTGCGCGCGATGTTGAACAACGACATCGTCGGCAATACCACCGGGCAGAATGGCCGCATCGTCGCGGACCGGGTGCGGGTGTTTTCCGAAGGGATAAGGTCGGCCGAGGATGTGAAGGCCGGGCTGACGCGGCGGGGCATCGGTGCGGAGGATGACGGGCCTTCGCGCGCGCTGGCCAAGGCGATCGACGGGATTGCGGAAGCCAATCCGCAGATTGGGCTGGACGTGTTTGCGGTGCGGCGGCCCGACCGTTTCGGGCGGGGCGGGGACCATACGCCGCTGCTGGAAGCGGGCTATCCGGCCGTGCGCTTTTCGGTGGGGATCGAGAATTATGACCGGCAGCATCAGGATTTGCGGGTCGAGGCCGGGCGCGATTATGGCGACACGGTCAAGGGCATGGACTTTGCCTATCTGGCCAAGGTTACGGCGTTGAATGTGGCGACGTTGCGGGTGCTGGCGGATGCGCCTGCTGCGCCTGCGACCGTGTCGCTCGACGGGGCATTGTCGATGGATACGCGGGTGATTTGGGACGCGGTGCCGGGGGCGCGGGCTTACCGCGTCTATTGGCGGCGGGCCGATGCGCAGGATTGGGCGGACAGCGCGGTCGTGACGGGCGCGACCGAGACGGTGCTGAAGGATGTGGTCGTAGACGATCATTTCATTGGCGTGGCGGCAGTGGCGCAGGATGGCGCGGAAAGCCTGGTGACGTTTGGCGGCATGGCGCCGCGCAGATAG
- a CDS encoding head-tail connector protein — protein sequence MLTETQSGAMAASLEELKAYLRIDRADEDGVLTGLLRSAAALCERFVGQWLIVRDARETVALGGAWQRLSARPVVGIEAVEAVEADGSAVALPVGAYAIDIDANGDGWVRSARADERGVLAVRYQAGMAADMDGLPAALRQGIVRLAAEHFVARGDESAAPPAVVSALWRPWRRMRLA from the coding sequence ATGCTGACGGAGACGCAAAGCGGGGCGATGGCCGCGTCGCTGGAGGAGTTGAAGGCCTATCTGCGGATCGACCGGGCCGATGAGGATGGCGTGCTGACCGGGTTGCTGCGCAGCGCGGCGGCGCTGTGCGAGCGCTTTGTCGGGCAATGGCTGATCGTGCGGGACGCGCGCGAGACGGTTGCGTTAGGTGGGGCGTGGCAGAGGCTGTCGGCGCGGCCTGTCGTGGGAATCGAAGCGGTCGAGGCCGTGGAGGCCGACGGGAGCGCAGTGGCGCTGCCTGTCGGGGCGTATGCGATCGACATCGATGCCAATGGCGACGGGTGGGTGCGGTCGGCCCGTGCGGATGAGCGGGGGGTGCTGGCGGTGCGATATCAGGCGGGGATGGCTGCGGACATGGATGGGCTGCCCGCAGCGTTGCGGCAGGGGATCGTGCGGCTGGCCGCCGAGCATTTCGTCGCGCGGGGCGATGAGAGTGCCGCGCCGCCTGCTGTGGTGAGTGCATTGTGGCGGCCCTGGCGGCGGATGCGGCTGGCATGA
- a CDS encoding phage portal protein produces the protein MKWFGTKAAQGDARPVLARAWGSGAVALGEWPSSYEAQVRAGVVGNPVAQRAMRLVSEGAGSAALKVVGVEDGARVTALIARASAGQGLVETLASHLLLHGNGYVQVIAGADGTPAELFALRPERVSVEADARGWPMAYLYRVGDSVTRLSPEDASGRTSVLHIKALHPLDDHYGLGCVGAAAGAVAIHNAASVWNKALLDNAARPSGAMIYDPGDGSVLSPEQFERIRREMEVAFAGAANAGRPMLLEGGLDWKAMSLTPAEMDFVGLKSAAAREIALAFGVPPMLMGLPGDNSYANYREANKALWRQTILPLVGKIGAGLAQGLDGWWPGLRIEPDLDAVPALSDERAALWERVAAADFLTSEEKKALLGVR, from the coding sequence ATGAAATGGTTTGGGACGAAGGCGGCGCAGGGGGATGCGCGGCCGGTTTTGGCGCGGGCATGGGGTAGCGGCGCGGTGGCGCTGGGGGAGTGGCCGAGCAGTTATGAGGCGCAGGTGCGCGCGGGCGTGGTCGGCAATCCGGTGGCGCAGCGGGCGATGCGGCTGGTGTCCGAAGGCGCGGGGTCTGCGGCGTTGAAGGTCGTAGGTGTGGAGGATGGGGCGCGAGTGACGGCGCTGATCGCGCGGGCTTCGGCGGGGCAGGGGCTGGTGGAGACGCTGGCGAGCCATTTGCTGTTGCACGGCAATGGCTATGTCCAGGTGATTGCTGGGGCGGACGGGACGCCTGCCGAATTGTTCGCGCTGCGGCCCGAACGGGTCAGCGTGGAGGCCGACGCGCGGGGGTGGCCGATGGCCTATCTCTATCGCGTGGGGGACAGCGTGACGCGGCTGTCGCCGGAGGATGCGAGCGGGCGGACGAGCGTGCTGCATATCAAGGCGCTGCATCCGCTGGACGATCATTATGGCTTGGGGTGCGTGGGTGCGGCGGCCGGCGCGGTGGCGATCCACAATGCGGCGAGTGTGTGGAACAAGGCCTTGCTGGACAATGCGGCGCGGCCGAGCGGGGCGATGATCTATGATCCGGGCGACGGGTCGGTGCTGTCGCCCGAACAGTTCGAGCGGATACGGCGGGAGATGGAGGTCGCCTTTGCAGGTGCGGCCAATGCCGGGCGGCCGATGCTGCTGGAAGGTGGGCTGGACTGGAAGGCGATGAGCCTGACACCTGCCGAGATGGATTTTGTTGGGCTGAAAAGCGCGGCGGCGCGGGAGATTGCGCTGGCGTTCGGGGTGCCGCCGATGCTGATGGGCCTGCCCGGCGACAATAGTTATGCCAATTATCGGGAAGCGAACAAGGCGCTGTGGCGGCAGACGATCTTGCCGCTGGTAGGCAAGATCGGCGCGGGGCTGGCGCAGGGGCTGGACGGGTGGTGGCCGGGGCTGCGGATCGAGCCGGACCTGGACGCGGTGCCTGCGCTGTCGGACGAGAGGGCGGCTTTGTGGGAGCGGGTGGCGGCGGCTGATTTTCTGACGAGTGAGGAGAAGAAGGCGTTGCTTGGCGTGCGTTAG
- a CDS encoding tail tape measure protein: MDEEVETLVVRVRADTQGLAREVETMRAGIEGPLAAGAERAGQRIEQGLLRAVRTGKFGFEDLRRIALSALDEIAAGALRSAIGGAGGSGGLVSLGASVLTSALGLPGRATGGPVAPGRAYMVGERGPEMFVPTSSGQVMANGGIGGSGGARDVRVSIAVNGRGQDSEPRLLARSARQVARAVQGALNG, from the coding sequence ATGGACGAGGAAGTCGAGACGCTGGTGGTGCGGGTGCGGGCCGATACGCAGGGGTTGGCGCGCGAGGTGGAGACGATGCGGGCGGGGATAGAGGGGCCGCTGGCGGCGGGGGCTGAGCGGGCCGGGCAGCGCATCGAGCAGGGGCTGTTGCGCGCGGTGCGGACCGGCAAGTTCGGGTTCGAGGATTTGCGGCGGATTGCACTGTCCGCGCTAGACGAGATTGCGGCGGGCGCTTTGCGGTCGGCGATCGGGGGTGCGGGCGGGAGTGGCGGGCTGGTGAGCCTGGGCGCGTCGGTGCTGACGTCTGCGCTGGGCCTGCCGGGGCGGGCGACGGGCGGGCCGGTGGCGCCGGGGCGCGCCTATATGGTGGGTGAGCGGGGACCGGAAATGTTCGTCCCGACCAGCAGCGGACAGGTGATGGCCAATGGTGGCATCGGGGGCAGCGGCGGCGCGCGGGACGTGCGGGTGAGCATCGCGGTGAACGGGCGTGGACAGGATAGCGAGCCGCGATTGCTGGCGCGCAGCGCGCGGCAGGTGGCGCGGGCGGTCCAGGGAGCGCTGAACGGATGA